DNA from Penaeus vannamei isolate JL-2024 chromosome 3, ASM4276789v1, whole genome shotgun sequence:
GTTTTACCTATCTGTTTGGCTGAAAATGTTATGTGCTCTAATGTCACAGTAGTATTTTGGCATCTGGGTGTGAAAACCATGATGTTACGCATAAAAAATCTTATGTGTAATGccagttcttattgttatttatatgaagatgcaaataaaaaaataaagctgGGAGACATTTATTTACTAACAACCTTACAGAAAATATTTCATAGTATACACATGTAACAaacgtagaaagaaaaaaatatatatacggaaaACAAACATCTACAATAAATTAAAAAAGGTTAACATATATTTAGCAATATGTCAACACGAACACACTTTGTACATAAAGGGAAATAATAGATCATCCTACATCTGGTACCCGCTCTGGCTGTCGTAGGCTTTACTGATATAATCGTACTTGGAAGTTATCGTACAgagaaaaggtaatgataatggtctATTTCAACTTGAAAATGAAGTCGAAAGATCATTTCCACTAAGAGAGCGAATCAAAAGGGTTAATCTGGAGATTCTGCAATGGCACAATTGATGAAGAATTCCAGGTATGTGCCAAGGTAAGGGAAATGTTGAAACgattaaatatttacataaaatataaGTTGTTGGAAGTAccaacacaacacacatgcataaatacatacatagatgtatttatgtatgtacacacacacacacagtcgtatatatacatatatatacatgtgtgtgtgtgtatatatgcatacatgtatgtaataaaAGCTTCATCGTCCGTTCGCTATAACGTGCAAAACAATTCAGCCAAACACATTACGAAATTAGCGACCTCAGCACAACACACTGCAGGAGCTGATACGCTTAAACTAAACATGTTAGGAATCCTAAAGATAACTGACCCAGGCCCCTGCGACGGGCAGCGGCGGAGCGGCCGCCCTGCGACACCCGCGGCGTCACGGAGGCGCGGCGCTCCAGGTTTCCGTCCGAAACCCTTCGCTGTCCGAGAACAGGGGGATTAGACTATTTTTGGTCATCCGTCAAAAGCCCAGAGGAAAGTATTCGACTTAAGCTCTCACTAGACGCCGTCGTGGGAATCAGACTCGACCCTTGCGGGCGTGTCTAGTGAGTAATCCCTGCGACCGCCTCCACGTGTATGTACAAATTGTTCTATGGCGCAGCCCCCGCGGCCCTCAGACCATGGTCGGCTCTTCGTCTACTGATATTTCGCTGTAAATGTTATCatattcgctttctttcttcatcctcggCATCGGTTTCGGACGATGACTCAGGCAGGGCGTCGGGACTGCGTCCGAatccgacgacgacgacgagatcCGGATGATGGCCGTGTGGTTTTCGGTCGAGATGTCGGTGTCGCGGTCGTCGGTCTCCCTGCGGGCCGACGCGCACTGACAGGTCGCCTCGGACCGCTCCTTCCGCTGCCTCTTTTTGAGCGCGCGGACGGACCGCTTGTCCGCCTTCTCCGAGGCCTTCCGCGGGACCACCATGTAGCCGTAGTAGTTGAACATGCCCGGGTACTGCGAGGCGAAGGGGAAGGCCTGGTCGCCGCCGAACACGTTCAGGAGCTCGGCGTTGACGTCGCGCTTCCGCTGTCTGACGGTGGGGGGGACGGGGAAGTCCCTGAGGGGCGAGGCGACGGCGCTCACCTCGGACTCCCTCAGCGACGGCAGGGATGAGGAGCACGTGGAGGCCGCGGACGAGAACTTGGGCGGCAAGGGCGAGCTCATGGCCACGGGCGCCACGGGGACGGGCTGGCCGACCTTCTTGGAGGACGAGCGCCCGCGGAGGAGAGTGAACACGACGAACACGACGGAGGAGATGCAGAAGACGCCGGCGACGCCCAGGGTGATGAACAAGTACAGCCGACATTCCTCCGACTCGACGGATTTCTGACTAACTGGCGCTGCTTCTGCGGGATTCGAGAGAGAGTGGATTAGGACCTTTAGTGAGGCGTTGCTTACCGTCGGCGGCCGGAGAGTCAGTCACTCGTTCAAGAATCTCTCGAAGGAATATCAAAACAATCTCAGCTTAATGACCCATCTGCGCAGAAGAGAAAAGCCAATGAGAGACAAGACCTCACCTGGAATTCTGACTTTGATGGCCAGGTTCCTCTCCCAGGACGTCGTGTTCTTGTGCGGCTTGTGGGCGTGGGAGGCTCGCCGGACTCGGGCGCCGACGGAGGGCGTGGGCGGGTAGGGGGGCGAGGAGCCGAGGATATCCGACGCAGGGATGACTTTGGTGAAGCTGAAGTGGCGCacctctcgcttcttcctcttgcCGAAGCCCAGGGTGTCCTCACCGGGTTCGCCCTCGCAGTTCACCTGCGGGACAGGAGGGGTCATTTCACATTCTGCAGTTGAATGTACCGCCCTGTTGCTTTGAACAAATGGCTATTTGATGGGAACAATCGTGTTGTCTGATATATCTGTTTATAAAAGTAATCATCTAAAAATTCATATTTTGCAATTTTTGTTTAGGTGACTAAATCCTGATCTGCAATCCGTCCATTTTcttctgccattatcatcatcaccaacatcaccatcaatagtatcattatactATACTtggtttccacacacacacacacacacacacactcaccgccGCACACTCCTCCGCATCGACGCAGCCGATGACGTTGGCGGTGATCATGAGGTTGTCTCCGACCTCCATGTCTTGGAACATGAAGACTCTGAATGTGAAGTTGTTGATGAGCGGGTTCCTCGGGTCTCGCTTCGGGTGCTCGCGCGCGATCAGCTGATGGCGGGGAAAGTCGGGTTACAAGTTGATAagatgtttggattttttttcggtGGCCAACTTTGTATATTccgaatatatatacaatgccatacatatatatgcatgtatagatgtgtgtatgtatgtatacacaaaaatatgtatgtatagatagagagagaaaaataaagacatgtAACAAATGTACTGgcttataaataagtaaataaataaacataagaatGAACAACTACAGAGCCAAACAAACCAACagaagaaacacacagacacacacacacacacacatagagcgaGAGCACCCACCCTGTACGTGGGGTTCCTGCAGCCGTCGGCGAAGACGAGGTCGGCGGCGCTCAGTAGCGACCTCTCCCTCGGGGCGCCCACCTTCTGGATGATGATCGTGGTCAGGCGACTGTACTGCCAGCCTGCaacgggaggtcaggtcaggtcagggccGTGGCGAGCGCTTGGCCTCTTATGGCGAGGGGAAGCGCTGTTTTTATCGAATATCTTGCCGTTCAATGATCAGATTTGCAAAGTGAGATCGAGCAAGAGAATTTGTTAATTGTTGAGGACAGTCAGAAGCGTCAGGCAACAGACTTTTTCATGGATGTTATTTGATACATTAAAATACATACTCGTCTGCAGGATTTACGTTAGctgtgacgtatatatatatatatatatatatatatatatatatatatatatatatatatatatatatatatatatatatatatatatatacatgttttaataCTTATCAGGTCAAATTTGTTTGAATATATGCATAACTCCAAACTTTTTAAATGCTATTTAATACCCATTTTGACGTGCAGGgtcgcatatatgtatgtatgtatgtatgtatacatacatgtatatatatatatatatatatatatatatatatatatatacacacacacacaaacacatacacacccaaccacacacacacacacacacacacacacacacatatatatatatatatatatatatatatatatatgtgtgtgtgtgtgtgtgtgtgtgtgtgtgtgtgtgtgtgtgtgtgtgtgtgtgtgtgtgtgtgtgtatatatatatatatatatatatatatacatatatatatatatatatatatatatatatatatatatatatatatatatatatatatatatatatatatatatgcgtgtgcgcgtacgcatgtgcttgtgcgtgagCTCGCGCGCCCTCGCGTGCGTGCGCCCGCGCGGATCTCCTCACCGTCTCCGCCGCGCACGATGGAGCGCAGCTGCACCTCCTCGCCCAGCTCGAGCTCCACCTGCGACGTGACCTGGTCGGCGAAGAGGTTGGTGCCGCGGAGCTTCCTGAAGAGGCCGATCTCGCACACGAACTCCTGCTGGCCGCCCTGGAACACCGAGGGGTCGCTCGGCTGCTTgctgtgggcggcgggcgggttagtgcggcggggagggggaaggagcgggagggaggaatggaaggagagagaggaaagaagagaagggaggagagaggaaaaaggggaagggaggagagagggagagggaagggtaaaattaaggagagagagaaagagggagaaaagcaagaagagagagagttggaaggtgaggaacagggagaaggaaggaaagaaggaaagagaggtaagggtagaaggaaagagaaagagagagagagagacagaaggacgaaaatagagagatggagaaagagaaaggaaatgaagggaagagggggggggagggagaagaaaggatagaaacagagaagaagaggaagggatcgcggaaggaaggagaggggagatacagagaagggggaaggaggaaggaagaagggggaagggggaggggggagggaggagggagaaggagaaggaggaggaggaggagaagaagaagaagaaaaaaaggaaaggaacaggggaagaggcaaaaaggcagaaagagagagagagagagagccgacagacagacagatttacaaGCAGATAGACTTGCATAAAGATATAGAACAcagcaaaggagagaaaggaatcaTCGACAGCAGCACATATTGTACCGAAAAAAAAAGCTCGTGATAagcatgaaaaaagagaaaattactgAAACAAAAATGTCATTCTTTTACATGTATCTTTAGCAAATTGCGTGAGTTAGAGTAAAGGAACGAACACATTtccagaataataaaaaaaatcttggaatcATGATTAATTTGTGATAAACAGAATCATATAATATCTAAGTATAATATTCAAGAATGACTATAATCAACCACAGTACTGATAACCTTAATCaactatgatattgataacgttaACTTGCTTTTGTGcgaatatatttgttattttcccgTAGGGGATCCTGAGAGAATAAAGAACTTTAAACTTAAAACGTAATTTCtagtacaataattatgattatatatacataactaaaaTCTATTTAAGCGCTGCATTAGACCGTTACATGACATCTATGTAAGCAAGATGTGACAGCTAAAGCTAGTCATATACAAGTGTTCCTTTAGCTTTGGTATAAAGGAAGgccaaaacagtaaaataaatggTTATAAAACATGTGTCTggtggagagataaaaaaataaataaaatcaacgtAGGCTCCCAGAAAATAGTGGCGTTGAAGGAAGTCGAAAGCCGTGGGAAAATGTAAAGGGTCTGTGTTATGTCAGAAATGCAGGGCCTCCGCTGCCTTGACCTGCTTTGACCTTGCTGAGTggattatttctcttttcttttctttttcctttttttttcttcttctgtttgagTTGACGCCACTTCTTTGGGTTGTGTCACCTGTTAGATGTCTTGTGTCTTaagtctgtgattttttttagatttttcttttttttcataagcaTGCCGAAATTACATTGAGGACTCGAATCATTTTTTTAGATAGTATATGTCATATTTTCTTAGGGgactgaaaacaaaagtaaacaggAAATGGAATTATAAATGGACTTCTATTAAATGGTGATAAGTAATTATATAGTTTGGATGAAACGGTGCTATACGTATATGAACACTTATATATTAAAGGAGATTATATTGAAACGACCACATGAAAGCATAGACCAAAATCCTTAGTAAAATTGCTAATCTCTTTGACTATCTAAACCCCCATTTATTAAAAAACATTCCTCGTCCGAGAAGTGATAAAACGTGTGACACATCATGCAGTTAGTCGAAGAGAATAGTCTCCCGTACGTCCGtgacagaaaacgagaagaacGGAAAATGGGAGGTGGGTGCCTACATTGCCCCTTTAGCGGCGTACATTGCCGTGGCTACCGTCAGCACATGCGTGTCTTGGGCCATCTTGTCCTGCGGCCGACACTTGATCTGGATGATCTCGTCCTCCGGAAGCTTCAGGCCGCTCACCAGCGGGAACCTCAGGTTGAGACACAACCACGTCTGCAAGGGGAAGACACGTACAAGGTCTGCTCTGTTTGGACGGGGATTCACCTCTCAAAATCCGCCAAGATAAGTCGGAGGAGAAAGAACCCGTTTTCCAGTAGAATAGATTTAtgtgaaaatcaaaagaaaacttTTTGCACGGAATCGTCGCCCCAAGCAACTTACTTCGCCATTGGGCTGACGGCAGCGCTGCACGCCACATCGTTCGAGGTCGCGCACGATCAGCTGGAACATGTCGTTCGTGATCTGCGTCGGGATCATCCTGCAGGCCGTGTTGATGGTGGGGTCCACGGTGGGGCGGTCCTCGAACACGGGGATGGCGTTGTAGCCCACCGGGAGGTTGAGGAGCGCCATGAACGAGCTCGCACTGCCCGTGTCGATGCATTTGATGTCTGCCGatgaggtggtgggagggagtcgtgaatttttcatttattatttgtgtaGTTTTGGTTTTGGGAATGGGACAGGATGGAGACGGGTGTTTGGGGCAGGATAAGGACTACGATGAGAGAGTAACCAACGGTAGATCTGTCATGAATCTAGATTTATACACATCAGCCATTTAGATAGTACTGATAGTGAAGATCCGAGCAACTGCAAGTGAAATCCAATCTGACTCCTCTCCCAGCCAGAGCACTCCCcggaatccctccctccctgatccGCCCTTCGCGAGGCAGCGACGCCCTTGGAGGAACCCGAGGACTCACCTGTGACCTGGGTCCTGTCGGCTCCcggcggaggggaaggagagctgATGGGAATGGGAATCGCAGGCGGGCCGAAGGTGGTTCCAACGAGAGTGGGCGGGGGAGTCGCGGGCGGAAGGCCTACGGGCGGCGCAGGAGGCTTAGCTGATCCCAGGGGCGTCGAGGGCGGCCCGAAACCATCGGACTCGGGAATGGCAGGAGGGCGGATGGAGGGCGGCCGAGGGAAGTTGCGGTGGGTCGTCTCCTCCTGAGGCTGCGGAAGGAGGCGCGTCAGGTGGGGTTCCCTGCCTGGCTCACTGTGGCTggtctttatcatttttgtcttcatgttattattatcatctttaatcactatcatatatattatctttaccatcattaccgttattactcttaccagtaatactattaacatatcttttataaatatcattattattatcattattattattattattattattaacattatcacgatcattaacactattatcaattgctatctttattatttctattatcataattaaaatcattatcatcatcataatcaccatcactactatcactacctccattaactattactattacctatTACTAcatctgtcattattactactactattacaaccatTACTATTGCAACAATCAATATCACGATTTTCAGCACTATTCAGATaccattacaactattactattacaactatcacTGATATTGCTACCAATACAGCTATCATAATTACCTACCATTacaaccatcaccattaccacttcTGTAACCATCACTGCCGCACTTCCTCTCCCAACTGGTTACACGACGTGTCGGTCCACCattcactactacaactaccataaTCACCCCCATTAACTCCCACAACCACCATAATTACCCCCATTAACTCCCACAACCACCATAATCACCCCATTACCATTACAACCACCATTCACAACCGCCCCTCCTACCCTGGCTATACGAGGCGTTGGTCCTCGCGGTCGTGGAGGGAGCTTCCTTCTGCTCACTCTCGCGGGAATCCCCATCCTATTCACCGAGAGGACGTCATCctttcgcccttctctctcctcctcttcctctccttcgctctccgtctcctcctctctttctctccccgtttcttcgtcttctgttgACGTTGTTCCTTCTTCGGTGTCTCCTTCTGTGTTGTCTCCTGGGATGTCGACTTGGGAGTCCTGCGAagaggtttgtttatttgtttatttattctttgatttgcttatttatctactcattatcatttcttcattcatttattcctctattcattatcattattttttctacctattatcatttatttctctatctatgataatttatcaattcatctatcaatctattggaattcatttatcaatttattttcatctattcatttatatcatcatattttttttataagttctctattcattcatctatcaatttattaagctatttatctattatatatttacttattctatttatctattcattattttagGTTCTAACGGCATAGTCGTATAAAAAGTTCATTTGCACCAAATATTACGTGATGATATACTGTAATATAGCTGATAACAACTGATAACTACTTGAAATATTATGAAAGAGTGAACCAGTGAGCATAATGGGAAccggagaaagacaagagaaggaaggaagaagaggaaaatggcagaaaagagagaaagagagaggaagggaggaagggagggagggagggagggagggagggagggagggagggagggagggagggaggagagagagagagagagagagagagagagagagagagagagagagagagagagagagagagagagagagagagagagagaggggggggggggagggagtgagagagagagagagcgagagcgagagagagagagagagaaagagagagagagagagagagagagagagagagagagagagagagagagagagagacagatagacaggcagagagacagacatccaTGCATCCACtcaaccatccacccatccatccatctacctaaaaatccactcatccacccatctgtccacccaaccatccaaccatccactcatccacacatccacccatccatccagcgCACTCACGGGCACCACGAAGGTCGCATTCCTCCTTGGCCTCTCCTTCTCCGACGGGTCCACGGGGAGCCTCCTGCCGAAGCCCGTGTAGGGGTAGGCGGAGATCCTGATGGGCGAGGAGGCGAGGCTCGTAGGACACGCCCACGCCGCCAGAAGCGCCCATGCGAACGCCCACGTGATCGCCCTCATCTGCCGAGGAGAGCGGGGTTAATGGTGATGATTCATTATACACATTGacttgattaatgatgataaatatattggTGATGGTGTTTTATATCGAATCTGATGATATAAAACAATCATTCGAGTTGACATTGGCAatgaaacatatgtatgtatgtatgtatatttatctatctatatatatatatatatatatatatatatatatatatatatatatatatatatatatacacacacacacacacacacacacacatacacacacacacacacacacacgcacacacacacacatacacacacacatatatatatatatatatatatatatatatatatatatatatatatatacacacacacacacacacacacacacacacacacacacacacacacacacacacacacacatatatatacacacacacacacccacacacacacacacacccacacacacacacacacatatatatatatatatatatatatatatatatatatatatatatatatatatacatatatatatacatatatatatatacatatatatatatacatatatatatatatatatatatatatatatatatacacacacacacacacacacacatatatatatatatatatatatatatatatatatatatatatatatatatatatatacatatatatatacatatacatatatatatatatatatatacatatacatatatatatatatacatatacatatacatatacatatatatatatatatatatatatatatatatatatacatatatatgtgtgtgtgtgtgtgtgtgtgtgtgtgtgtgtgtgtgtgtgtgtgtgtgtgtgtgtgtgtgtgtgtgtgtagagagagagagagaccatcaaCGGAAGTATCATTCAAGCTTCCCACCCGagtgcccctcttcctcccccctaaaCCAGCTGCCtcctaaagccccccccccccccccagcggccCAGCACGACCAGCATCGACCCCGATCGAGGCCACATCAACCCCGATTGTCTCATGCTAATAAATCAAGGTCCGGGACAGAATGGGCGCTCGCAAGGTCAAGAGGTCAAGGGATAATGCAAATTTTCCTTTGCCTTTCACGCTGACCAACCGTCcgagggatggtgggaagggctgggggtgggggtgggggggaggggggttggattgaagggggtgcagggaggggggttggattgAAGGGGGtgcagggaggtggggggatgtaaGGAGCAAGTGTCAAGTGAAAGGATAGTCATTATTTACggtacttttattttttgttctttattttctttttttcttttttttttgtcccgagTGGACACGAAAGTCGTGGGTCTTACATTTGCCACCTTGAGACAGTAGTAATGGATATATATGCCCATGAATGCTATATacgatgtatttgtgtgtgtgtgtgtgtgtgcatacacacacacacacacacacacacacacacacacacacacacacacacacacacacacacacacacacacacacacatatgcatatatatatatatatatatatatatatatatatatatatatatatatatatatatatg
Protein-coding regions in this window:
- the LOC113805863 gene encoding uncharacterized protein isoform X1, giving the protein MRAITWAFAWALLAAWACPTSLASSPIRISAYPYTGFGRRLPVDPSEKERPRRNATFVVPDSQVDIPGDNTEGDTEEGTTSTEDEETGREREEETESEGEEEEEREGRKDDVLSVNRMGIPARVSRRKLPPRPRGPTPRIARPQEETTHRNFPRPPSIRPPAIPESDGFGPPSTPLGSAKPPAPPVGLPPATPPPTLVGTTFGPPAIPIPISSPSPPPGADRTQVTDIKCIDTGSASSFMALLNLPVGYNAIPVFEDRPTVDPTINTACRMIPTQITNDMFQLIVRDLERCGVQRCRQPNGETWLCLNLRFPLVSGLKLPEDEIIQIKCRPQDKMAQDTHVLTVATAMYAAKGAIKQPSDPSVFQGGQQEFVCEIGLFRKLRGTNLFADQVTSQVELELGEEVQLRSIVRGGDGWQYSRLTTIIIQKVGAPRERSLLSAADLVFADGCRNPTYRLIAREHPKRDPRNPLINNFTFRVFMFQDMEVGDNLMITANVIGCVDAEECAAVNCEGEPGEDTLGFGKRKKREVRHFSFTKVIPASDILGSSPPYPPTPSVGARVRRASHAHKPHKNTTSWERNLAIKVRIPEAAPVSQKSVESEECRLYLFITLGVAGVFCISSVVFVVFTLLRGRSSSKKVGQPVPVAPVAMSSPLPPKFSSAASTCSSSLPSLRESEVSAVASPLRDFPVPPTVRQRKRDVNAELLNVFGGDQAFPFASQYPGMFNYYGYMVVPRKASEKADKRSVRALKKRQRKERSEATCQCASARRETDDRDTDISTENHTAIIRISSSSSDSDAVPTPCLSHRPKPMPRMKKESEYDNIYSEISVDEEPTMV
- the LOC113805863 gene encoding uncharacterized protein isoform X2, with amino-acid sequence MRAITWAFAWALLAAWACPTSLASSPIRISAYPYTGFGRRLPVDPSEKERPRRNATFVVPDSQVDIPGDNTEGDTEEGTTSTEDEETGREREEETESEGEEEEEREGRKDDVLSVNRMGIPARVSRRKLPPRPRGPTPRIARPQEETTHRNFPRPPSIRPPAIPESDGFGPPSTPLGSAKPPAPPVGLPPATPPPTLVGTTFGPPAIPIPISSPSPPPGADRTQVTDIKCIDTGSASSFMALLNLPVGYNAIPVFEDRPTVDPTINTACRMIPTQITNDMFQLIVRDLERCGVQRCRQPNGETWLCLNLRFPLVSGLKLPEDEIIQIKCRPQDKMAQDTHVLTVATAIKQPSDPSVFQGGQQEFVCEIGLFRKLRGTNLFADQVTSQVELELGEEVQLRSIVRGGDGWQYSRLTTIIIQKVGAPRERSLLSAADLVFADGCRNPTYRLIAREHPKRDPRNPLINNFTFRVFMFQDMEVGDNLMITANVIGCVDAEECAAVNCEGEPGEDTLGFGKRKKREVRHFSFTKVIPASDILGSSPPYPPTPSVGARVRRASHAHKPHKNTTSWERNLAIKVRIPEAAPVSQKSVESEECRLYLFITLGVAGVFCISSVVFVVFTLLRGRSSSKKVGQPVPVAPVAMSSPLPPKFSSAASTCSSSLPSLRESEVSAVASPLRDFPVPPTVRQRKRDVNAELLNVFGGDQAFPFASQYPGMFNYYGYMVVPRKASEKADKRSVRALKKRQRKERSEATCQCASARRETDDRDTDISTENHTAIIRISSSSSDSDAVPTPCLSHRPKPMPRMKKESEYDNIYSEISVDEEPTMV